A window of the Streptomyces finlayi genome harbors these coding sequences:
- a CDS encoding GMC oxidoreductase has protein sequence MSQDSPAQKRPVPEVAAEDDAAFDYDVLIVGSGFGGAVSALRLTEKGYRVGVLEAGRRFTPATLPKNSWDIKNFLWAPALGLFGLQRVHLLGKVMVLAGAGVGGGSLNYANTLYVPPAPFFQDRQWADITDWHDELKPYYDQATRMLGVRLNPTTTPSDVHLKAVAQAMGVGDTFHLAPVGVFFGDGADADGTAKARPGATVADPYFGGAGPDRKACTECGECMTGCRHGAKNTLNENYLHLAEKGGAVIHPMTSVVALEDDPGGGYLVSTVPTDRRRKAKPTRLRAREVIVAAGTYGTQTLLHTMKDQGRLPRLSARLGELTRTNSEGLVGAQTSDRRYRRKHGVAKADFSQGVAITSSIHPDENTHIEPVRYGKGSNAMGALTLLQVPYGSRRVLRWAGSMVRHPVLAARSLSNRRWSERTIIGLVMQSLDNSLTTYRKPGGIGKGLLTARQGHGAPNPTQIEEATRGATLLAQEINGFAGSNIGELMGTPLTAHFLGGCPIGADAESGVIDPYHRLYGHPGISVVDGSAVSANLGVNPSLTITAQAERAMSFWPNKGDRDPRPAQGEAYQRLPAVEPQTPAVPKEAFGALKLPFLGMPVVPKKP, from the coding sequence ATGTCCCAGGACAGCCCTGCCCAGAAACGGCCCGTGCCCGAGGTGGCGGCCGAGGACGACGCCGCGTTCGACTACGACGTCCTGATCGTCGGTTCCGGGTTCGGCGGCGCGGTGTCGGCCCTGCGACTGACCGAGAAGGGCTACCGGGTCGGGGTCCTGGAGGCGGGCCGTCGCTTCACCCCGGCGACGCTCCCGAAGAACTCCTGGGACATCAAGAACTTCCTCTGGGCCCCCGCCCTGGGCCTCTTCGGGCTCCAGCGCGTCCATCTGCTCGGCAAGGTGATGGTGCTCGCCGGCGCGGGTGTCGGCGGTGGCTCCCTCAACTACGCCAACACGCTGTACGTACCGCCGGCCCCGTTCTTCCAGGACCGGCAGTGGGCGGACATCACCGACTGGCACGACGAGCTGAAGCCCTACTACGACCAGGCCACACGGATGCTGGGAGTGCGGCTCAACCCGACCACGACCCCCTCGGACGTCCATCTGAAGGCGGTCGCGCAGGCCATGGGCGTCGGTGACACCTTCCACCTCGCCCCCGTCGGCGTCTTCTTCGGTGATGGCGCGGACGCCGACGGTACGGCGAAGGCGCGGCCGGGAGCCACGGTCGCGGACCCGTACTTCGGCGGCGCGGGCCCCGACCGCAAGGCGTGCACCGAGTGCGGCGAATGCATGACGGGCTGTCGGCACGGCGCGAAGAACACCCTCAACGAGAACTACCTCCACCTCGCCGAGAAGGGGGGCGCCGTCATCCACCCCATGACGTCCGTCGTCGCCCTCGAGGACGACCCGGGCGGCGGCTACCTCGTCTCGACCGTCCCCACCGACCGCCGCAGGAAGGCGAAGCCCACCCGGCTGCGTGCCCGCGAGGTGATCGTGGCAGCCGGCACGTACGGCACGCAGACACTCCTGCACACGATGAAGGACCAGGGGCGGTTGCCCCGGCTCTCGGCCAGACTCGGTGAGCTGACCCGTACCAACTCCGAGGGCCTCGTCGGGGCGCAGACCAGCGACCGCAGGTACCGCAGGAAGCACGGCGTCGCGAAGGCCGACTTCTCGCAGGGCGTGGCCATCACCTCGTCGATCCACCCCGACGAGAACACCCACATCGAGCCCGTCCGTTACGGCAAGGGCTCCAACGCCATGGGTGCGCTGACGCTCCTCCAGGTGCCCTACGGCAGCCGACGGGTCCTGCGCTGGGCGGGCAGCATGGTCAGGCACCCGGTGCTGGCCGCGCGTTCCCTCTCCAACCGCCGCTGGTCGGAGCGGACCATCATCGGTCTCGTCATGCAGTCGCTGGACAACTCCCTGACGACGTACCGCAAGCCGGGCGGGATCGGCAAGGGCCTGCTCACCGCGCGGCAGGGACACGGCGCGCCCAACCCCACCCAGATCGAGGAGGCGACGCGCGGCGCCACGCTCCTCGCCCAGGAGATCAACGGCTTCGCCGGGTCGAACATCGGTGAGCTGATGGGCACTCCGCTCACCGCCCACTTCCTGGGCGGCTGCCCGATCGGCGCGGACGCGGAGAGCGGTGTCATCGACCCGTACCACCGGCTTTACGGCCACCCGGGGATCTCGGTGGTCGACGGGTCGGCGGTCTCCGCGAACCTCGGCGTCAACCCCTCGCTGACGATCACCGCACAGGCGGAGCGCGCCATGTCCTTCTGGCCCAACAAGGGCGACCGCGACCCGCGTCCGGCGCAGGGTGAGGCGTACCAGCGGCTCCCGGCGGTCGAGCCGCAGACGCCCGCGGTGCCGAAGGAAGCGTTCGGAGCCCTGAAACTGCCGTTCCTGGGGATGCCCGTCGTCCCGAAGAAGCCGTAA
- a CDS encoding succinic semialdehyde dehydrogenase, with product MTDLQAPTATTGASLGTNPVAPVPAGVRTAADVVTPEVIAQLTRGVVGSGRTANHTPFTGDELADLPESTPEDVATAFQRARAAQPAWAAISVRARAAVLLRFHDLVLERQAEVLDLIQLETGKARLHAHEEVQAVAVAARHYGRKASAYLKPKRHTGVIPTLTKVTELRQPRGVIGQIAPWNYPLELSVGDALPAFVSGNAVVMKPDTETALTALWARDLLIEAGLPAEVFQVVLGEGPVVGPEVVKHADYVSFTGSTGTGRQVAQGAAARLVGVSLELGGKNAMLVLKDADVEKAAAGAVRACFSSAGQLCISIERLYVHESIADDFVERFAARTRAMRLGNSLAYGADMGSLVGERQLETVTRHVEEAVEKGARLVAGGVARPDIGPLFYEPTILDGVQEPMAVCNEETFGPVVSIYRFSDEDEVIALANATPYGLNSSVWTKDGKRGHRVAARLRTGTVNINEGYAPAYGSVQSPMGGMKDSGLGRRHGSEGILKYTEAQTVAQQRLIPLAPSFGMDDAKHAAFMSVSLKAMKAFRLR from the coding sequence ATGACGGACTTGCAGGCACCCACGGCCACCACCGGCGCTTCCCTTGGCACGAACCCGGTCGCCCCCGTCCCGGCGGGCGTGCGCACCGCCGCGGACGTGGTGACCCCCGAGGTGATCGCCCAGCTGACCCGGGGTGTCGTCGGTTCCGGCCGCACCGCCAACCACACCCCGTTCACCGGGGACGAGCTGGCGGACCTGCCCGAGTCCACCCCCGAGGACGTGGCCACCGCGTTCCAGCGGGCCCGCGCCGCCCAGCCCGCGTGGGCCGCGATATCCGTACGCGCCAGGGCCGCGGTCCTCCTGCGCTTCCACGACCTCGTCCTGGAGCGTCAGGCCGAGGTGCTCGACCTCATCCAGCTGGAGACCGGCAAGGCCAGGCTGCACGCCCACGAAGAGGTGCAGGCGGTCGCCGTCGCCGCCCGGCACTACGGCCGCAAGGCGTCCGCCTACCTCAAGCCGAAGCGGCACACCGGTGTCATCCCGACGCTCACCAAGGTGACCGAGCTGCGTCAGCCCCGCGGGGTGATCGGCCAGATCGCCCCGTGGAACTACCCGCTCGAACTCTCAGTCGGTGACGCCCTGCCGGCCTTCGTCTCCGGCAACGCCGTCGTGATGAAGCCCGACACCGAGACCGCGCTGACCGCACTGTGGGCCCGTGACCTGCTCATCGAGGCCGGACTGCCCGCCGAGGTCTTCCAGGTCGTACTCGGGGAGGGCCCGGTCGTCGGCCCCGAGGTCGTCAAGCACGCCGACTACGTGTCGTTCACCGGTTCCACCGGCACCGGACGCCAGGTGGCCCAGGGTGCCGCCGCCCGGCTCGTCGGGGTCTCGCTGGAGCTCGGCGGCAAGAACGCGATGCTCGTCCTGAAGGACGCGGACGTGGAGAAGGCGGCGGCGGGCGCGGTCCGTGCCTGCTTCTCCTCCGCCGGCCAGCTGTGCATCTCCATCGAGCGGCTGTACGTCCACGAGTCGATCGCCGACGACTTCGTGGAGCGCTTCGCCGCGCGCACCCGGGCCATGCGGCTCGGCAACTCCCTCGCGTACGGCGCCGACATGGGGTCGCTCGTCGGCGAACGGCAGCTGGAGACCGTCACCCGGCATGTCGAGGAAGCGGTCGAGAAGGGCGCCAGGCTCGTCGCGGGCGGTGTCGCCCGGCCGGACATCGGTCCGCTCTTCTACGAGCCGACGATCCTCGACGGCGTCCAGGAGCCGATGGCCGTCTGCAACGAGGAGACCTTCGGACCCGTCGTCTCCATCTACCGGTTCAGCGACGAGGACGAGGTCATCGCTCTCGCCAACGCCACCCCGTACGGCCTGAACTCGAGCGTGTGGACCAAGGACGGGAAGCGCGGCCACCGGGTCGCCGCCCGGCTGCGGACCGGCACGGTCAACATCAACGAGGGGTACGCGCCCGCCTACGGCAGCGTCCAGTCCCCGATGGGCGGCATGAAGGACTCCGGCCTCGGCCGCCGCCACGGCTCCGAGGGCATCCTCAAGTACACCGAGGCCCAGACCGTCGCCCAGCAGCGGCTGATCCCGCTCGCCCCGTCCTTCGGGATGGACGACGCGAAGCACGCGGCCTTCATGAGCGTCAGCCTGAAGGCGATGAAGGCGTTCCGGCTGCGCTGA